Proteins from a single region of Seriola aureovittata isolate HTS-2021-v1 ecotype China chromosome 9, ASM2101889v1, whole genome shotgun sequence:
- the rarga gene encoding retinoic acid receptor gamma-A isoform X2 yields MFDCMEALGMGPRQLYDVTSRGACMLRKASPFFAGLDPFAWTGSASVQSVETQSTSSEEMVPSSPSPPPPPRVYKPCFVCQDKSSGYHYGVSSCEGCKGFFRRSIQKNMVYTCHRDKNCQINKVTRNRCQYCRLQKCFEVGMSKEAVRNDRNKKKKDVKEEVVLPESYELSGELEELVNKVSKAHQETFPSLCQLGKYTTNSSSDHRVQLDLGLWDKFSELSTKCIIKIVEFAKRLPGFTTLTIADQITLLKSACLDILMLRICTRYTPEQDTMTFSDGLTLNRTQMHNAGFGPLTDLVFAFAGQLLPLEMDDTETGLLSAICLICGDRMDLEEPQKVDKLQEPLLEALKIYARRRRPNKPHMFPRMLMKITDLRGISTKGAERAITLKMEIPGPMPPLIREMLENPEAFDDQTECNESPPPPPPPPPPPPPALVLKQEAEDEDDSWATENGSEPSPEEEDEDDDDDVGDEERDRGSDSDGEPWGVLDAIDGSRKGLVGRAQ; encoded by the exons CGGTGGAGACCCAGAGCACCAGCTCTGAGGAGATGGTACCCAGTTCTCCGTCACCACCTCCGCCACCTCGTGTCTACAAGCCCTGCTTTGTGTGTCAGGACAAGTCCTCGGGGTACCACTACGGGGTCAGCTCCTGCGAGGGCTGCAAG GGTTTCTTCCGCCGCAGTATCCAGAAGAACATGGTGTACACCTGCCACCGAGACAAGAACTGTCAGATTAACAAGGTCACACGCAACCGCTGCCAGTACTGCAGGCTGCAGAAGTGCTTTGAGGTCGGCATGTCCAAGGAAG cGGTGCGTAATGacagaaacaagaagaagaaggatgtgaaggaggaggtggtgctTCCAGAGAGCTATGAGCTAAGTGGAGAGCTAGAGGAGTTGGTCAATAAAGTCAGCAAAGCTCACCAAGAAACCTTCCCATCACTTTGTCAGTTGGGCAAATACACCACC aacTCCAGCTCAGACCACCGCGTCCAGCTGGATCTGGGTCTATGGGACAAGTTCAGTGAGCTCTCAACCAAATGCATCATCAAGATTGTGGAATTTGCCAAGCGGCTGCCAGGTTTCACCACCCTCACCATCGCAGACCAGATCACTCTACTGAAGTCGGCCTGCCTGGACATACTG ATGCTGAGGATCTGTACACGCTACACCCCAGAGCAGGACACCATGACCTTCTCAGACGGCCTGACTCTGAACCGGACTCAGATGCACAACGCCGGCTTCGGACCACTCACAGACCTGGTGTTTGCCTTCGCTGGCCAGCTTCTACCCCTGGAGATGGATGATACAGAAACAGGCCTCCTCAGTGCCATCTGCCTCATCTGTGGAG ACCGTATGGATCTAGAAGAGCCCCAGAAAGTAGATAAACTTCAAGAGCCTCTACTTGAGGCTCTGAAGATCTACGCCCGCCGCCGCCGCCCCAACAAACCCCACATGTTCCCCCGCATGCTGATGAAGATCACTGACCTCAGGGGCATCAGCACCAAGG GTGCAGAGCGAGCCATCACTCTGAAGATGGAGATCCCAGGGCCCATGCCTCCTTTGATCAGGGAGATGCTTGAGAATCCAGAAGCTTTTGACGACCAAACAGAGTGCAACGAGAGCCCGCCGcccccgccgccgccgccgccacctccaccaccagccCTGGTCCTGAAGCAGGAGGCCGAGGATGAGGACGACAGCTGGGCCACAGAGAATGGCAGCGAGCCGTCaccggaggaggaggacgaggatgaCGATGACGACGTGGGAGATGAAGAGCGAGACAGGGGCTCGGACAGTGATGGGGAGCCCTGGGGGGTTCTGGATGCCATAGATGGGTCGAGGAAAGGCCTTGTTGGGAGGGCGCAGTGA
- the calcoco1a gene encoding calcium-binding and coiled-coil domain-containing protein 1 codes for MDKAWRVEFRNVGCSYFPQSRVDCHYTLSSWHSWASNDWIGLFKVGWSSVKDYHTFVWALAPADYQEGIDVNCSVHFQASYLPKPSSQEYEFVYVDAKGEVCSRSSKFTFCAPKPLEDLVTLEEEPHGEEGGTGMLLVVPRAELLQSRLQECLRERAELLQVQEVANRQREKEKEEYKRAREAWDRQRKELESDIDRLQEELKQSREKIKEIERKQKAEQALGESLAQERSALLGAREASEERIKELEEDIKTLTQRTVERETELERMKERAKRAGAQRKEEESERKSLQTKLEQTEAELRSLSKEFQGLRNSLAQRDTSVLQLQNTITTLTQKLTTAHRKETESEAALKEMRSLRERLNSSERAAEGLKSDLSAMVAQRDHGQAELHQARLQAAQLTLQLADSSLALREGRAHWAQERQNLQRTAERDHEYLEKLNTEMQRMEERLQEERMERVKLEVELGREKDCNRVQLSETRRELQELKASLRVAQKEKEQLLAEKQELMEYICQLEQKMGTEASAKWSAALIVSTGRPDSVLSDSEDENPEALQPLRPPRPLGHYSLCEQGQPDSLLLATPPPSPREMERSAVVINQPAPLSSPHQAGAETLAHSSDSEEESDPLQCGRHSSGEETALLLPEHTDTVLSDLADTSLW; via the exons aTGGACAAGGCTTGGCGGGTGGAGTTTAGAAATGTGGGCTGCAGTTACTTCCCTCAGAGCAGAGTCGATTGCCACTACACACTGAGTTCTTGGCACAGCTGGGCCAGTAATGACTGGATAGGGCTCTTCAAG GTGGGATGGTCATCAGTGAAGGACTACCACACATTCGTTTGGGCACTAGCCCCGGCTGACTATCAAGAGGGCATAGATGTCAACTGCTCTGTGCATTTCCAGG CATCCTACCTACCCAAGCCCAGCTCCCAAGAGTATGAGTTTGTATATGTCGATGCTAAGGGGGAAGTCTGCTCCCGCAGCTCCAAATTTACTTTCTGTGCACCAAAGCCACTGGAGGATCTGGTGACCCTTGAGGAGGAGCCCCatggagaggaaggaggcaCAGGCATGCTGCTGGTAGTACCCAGGGCTGAACTGCTGCAG AGTCGACTGCAGGAATGTCTGCGAGAGCGGGCCgagctgctgcaggtgcagGAGGTGGCAAACAGgcaaagggagaaagagaaggaggagtacAAGAGGGCAAGAGAGGCCTGGGACAGACAACGCAAAGAGCTGGAAAGTGATATCGACAGGCTGCAGGAAGAGCTGAAGCAGAGTCGAGAGAAGATCAAGGAGATAGAGAGGAAGCAGAAG GCGGAGCAGGCTTTAGGAGAATCACTTGCCCAGGAGAGAAGTGCTTTATTGGGTGCGAGGGAGGCAAGTGAAGAGCGAatcaaagagctggaggaggacatCAAAACCCTGACACAGAGAACtgtggaaagagagacagagttgGAAAG gatgaaggagagagcaaagagggCAGGAGctcagaggaaagaagaggagagtgagagaaagagccTGCAG acCAAGCTGGAACAGACAGAAGCTGAGCTCAGAAGTCTGTCAAAGGAGTTCCAGGGTCTGAGGAACTCCCTGGCTCAGAGAGACACCAGTGTCCTTCAGCTCCAAAACACAATCACCACACTCACCCAGAAACTCACCACTGCCCACAGGAAAGAG ACGGAGAGCGAGGCAGCACTGAAGGAGATGCGGAGCCTGCGGGAGCGTCTGAACTCGAGTGAGCGTGCTGCAGAGGGCTTGAAGAGTGATCTAAGTGCCATGGTAGCCCAGAGGGATCACGGGCAGGCCGAACTCCATCAAGCTCGTCTGCAGGCTGCCCAACTCACCCTTCAGCTTGCAGATTCCAGTCTGGCCCTTAGAGAGGGAAGAGCCCACTGGGCTCAGGAGAGGCAGAATCTGCAGCGCACTGCTGAG AGGGACCACGAGTATCTGGAGAAACTCAACACAGAGAtgcagaggatggaggagaggttgcaggaggagaggatggagagagtgaaGCTGGAGGTTGAGCTGGGAAGAGAAAAGGATTGCAACCGG GTTCAGCTGAGTGAAACCCGCAGGGAGCTCCAGGAGCTGAAGGCCAGCTTAAGGGTTGCCcagaaagagaaggagcagCTACTCGCAGAGAAGCAG GAGTTGATGGAGTACATCTGTCAGCTGGAGCAGAAGATGGGAACAGAGGCCAGTGCCAAGTGGAGCGCTGCCCTGATCGTCTCTACAG GGCGGCCTGACAGTGTGTTGTCTGACTCTGAGGACGAAAACCCAGAGGCCCTGCAGCCCCTCCGTCCACCAAGACCTCTGGGACACTACAGCCTGTGTGAGCAGGGCCAGCCTGACTCCTTGCTTCTTGCCACCCCTCCTCCGTCCCcgagggagatggagaggagcGCAGTGGTCATCAACCAGCCAGCCCCACTCTCCTCACCACACCAGGCCGGCGCTGAAACTCTTGCACACAGCTCAGATTCG GAGGAGGAATCTGATCCACTTCAGTGCGGAAGGCACAGCTCTGGAGAAGAAACGGCACTTTTGCTGCCTGAGCACACGGACACTGTTCTCAG TGATCTGGCCGACACCTCGCTATGGTAA